From Bacillus marinisedimentorum:
TTTCTTGATTGCGACGTTCAAAAACAGGCCGCAGCAGGCGATTGAGGAGATGGCGGCTGACCGGAAAGAGGGAGGCTTATGATTTACTGGGAGATCTTTTTGGCTTTTTTCATAGCGAATCTGCTTGGATACGGCGGCGGGCCATCTACGATTCCGCTTGTGCAAAACGAGGTCGTTAACCGTTATGGATGGATGTCGCTCCAGGAGTTCGGCGACCTTCTGGCAATTGCCAATGTGCTGCCCGGTCCGATTGCAACGAAAATGGCCGGATTCATCGGTTACCAGATGGGCGGGGTTTTTGGGGCGGTGATTGCCCTTGCGGCAACAATTCTGCCCTCGGCGCTGGCTGTTATCCTGCTGTTCAAATTTGTGAATGTATTCAAAGAAGCGCCGCAGGTTAAACTGATGACGAAATCGGTTCAGCCGATTATCGCTGTTCTTCTTGGCGTTCTTGCTTATCAATTTTTTCTTACGGCATTTGAAAAGAGCGGCATGTTTCATCTTGCGCTGCTCGCTGCTGCAGGGTTTTTAGCGATGAACAAACTGAAAGTCCATCCGGCGCTTGTCATTGTCGGAGGCCTATTTTATGGCGGAATCTTTTTATCCTGATCTTTCGAACATGCCGGGAATTCGGGCGCCCAGGCTGAAAAGGCTGCCGTTGAAAGCAAGAAGCGGTCCGGTCTGCCGGGGCCGCTTCTTGCCTTGTTTCAGAGCATCTGCTGTCCTGGAGGGGAACCGGCACAGAGGAGACCCTGGACAAAGCAGTGGAAACAATAGCCGGGATTTAACACTGGCACATTCATATATAACGGCAGCCTAAAACAAATTAGTCGGGTAATATCACCGCTTTTCTGATAGAATGTAAGGAAACAGACGGCAGAAATGAAGTTCGGCAGCTTAGATGTGCACGGGTAATATAACTAAAGAAGGTGTTAGTCATGAAATGGGCTGAAGACGAACTGCTATCGATCAGGGAGCGGGCCTATATTTATCTTAAAAACCTGATCCTTGAAGGGGAGTACGAACCGGGGGACAGACTGATTGAAAGGGAACTCGCCGACAAATTGAAAATCAGCCGGACGCCAATCCGGGAAGCCTTATTCAGGCTTGAATCGCAGGGGTTTGTCAAAACGGTTCCAAGAAAAGGAGTCATAGTCTCCAACATTTCGGAGCAGGAAGTGATTGAAGTGTTCACCATCCTGTCTTCACTTGAGGTTCTGGCTGCGAAGCTCGCCGCCCAGCGGATGGATGAAGAGACACAAAAGGAGTTTGACCGGCAGATTGCTGAACTTGAAAAACTCGAAGAACAAGACGAGGATAACTTCGAGCTCGAACATATCGAGATGAACCTGCTTCTTTACAAAGCCGCCAAGAGCCCTAAACTGTATGAAATTCTTTCCGGCTTGACGGACTATATCCAGATGTCCGCCAATATGGGATATGAAGCAGAGGGCCGCAAAAGGGAGTCTTTGAAAGAACATATTCAAATTATGAAGTCACTCAGGAATAAAGAGGCTGAACTGGCCGAATATCTAACGAAGATTCATATTGAGAACTCAAAGAAAGCTTATATCAGTTACGTGAACAAACGGAAAGGCGCGGAGACTGCGGATGCCGAATAAGGTGCAGAAAAAGCAGGGTGCCAACAATGAATTCCTGAGAAAACTGCAACCTGAATAGCATAGAAGAAAGCTCAGAGTCCAATGTGCTCTGAGCTTTTCCTTTTGTATGAGGCTTATTTCATTGAAGCACCCTTTCGGTATAAATAATTCATGAATATGATAGTACCTATTCTTGAGATTATCCGCTCCTTTCCGCTGCAGGGGATCACCGCCCGCCCCGCGGAAAGCGAGCCCCTGCAGCGGAAATCAACTCTTCCTGCGGGAACCTTGCGCATTTGTTCTGCTTCAAACTCCAATGACGACAGGTGGGGAGTAATCCCTTAAAACTTTATTTTGAATCTCGAATGTGACTTCACCGAAGAACCCTTTTGCAATAATCTGGTGCGTATTCCGCTTAACGGATGGATCGACGAGGACTTTTACTTTCGTCCTGTCAAAGCCGATGCCGGAAAGGCTGAGTGCCGCCGAGACATTTGTGCTTTTCGGGAACATCTTAGCCGATTCCCGGGCTGTACCTTCATATATGACAGCCGCATCGCTGATCGTATCGAGATTGACTTTTTCTTCCGCGATTGTCCCCCTCCAGGCAGCCGGCGGTTTTCTTGTTACAAGTGTCACTTCATCGAGTTCACTGAGAGCAGCAGCGGCTATGCGATCAAGCCCCCCGATGGCTGCAGACGGCATGATCAATTTCCGTCCGCACGATTCTGCGGCAGCGGTTATTCGTTCATACAATTCCTCATCTGTGAAGGCGCCGACGGATACAGTTATGAAATGGCTGCCGCCAATCAGTGCCTTCTCTGCAAATTGCCGGACCGCCCCGTGTCCCGCACTCTCAATAATAAAGTCATAGTCTCGATTGAAGAAACGTTCCGTGTCGTCAGTGATCAGTTCTTTTGGAGCACCGGCAGCCAGGTGTTTTTCTGCCGAATTGACAAGTATCCCATTTACCTGGACCGAACCGGCCTTCCCTTTACCGATATAGGAAAGCACATCTTTCCCGATTGCCCCGAACCCAATTAAACCTACAGAAAGCATACAATCTCCCTCCCGTGCTGTTAGATGTTTTTGGTATACCAAATAGTCTACCGAAAAAACCGCCTGTACGCAATAATTAACTGATAATAAGCAAAATATGAAATATTTATACTATTAGCATTGTCAGAATATTATTAATTTGGTATACTGTATTCCAACAAGAGAAATTAGAGGAGGATTTCAATATGCCGAAAATCAATTATTCAACAAGCGGAAAAATCCTTGAGGTACCGGAAAACTCAAATATTTTACGGATGTCTCTCCGTTATGACGGAGAACTGCCCAATCGCTGCGGCGGAGGAATTTGCGGAACATGTGTATGTAAAATAGAAGAAGGTGCTGAAAACCTTGATAAAGTAAAAGTGCAGGAACGCCGCAAACTTGGAGATGAATGGCTGGAAAATGGGTACAGGCTTGGATGCCAGACGTTCGTAGAAAATGGTGATGTCACGATTTCGTGGAATGAGGAAGTCACTTCCCAGGTGAAGAAGCGGAAACCGGAAAAAATCAAGAAGGGACAGCCGACAGCAGTAAAATAAATATTTTCAAGGGCCGTTTTGGGCGGATTGATTTGCATTATAAAATGTAAGGGTTTACAGAGGAGGAGAAAAAATGTGGGCTTGCAGGCAGCATGTTAAAGAAGCGTTGAGTGTGTTGGACATCCCTCATATCTCGAAAGCACCGGAAGGCATAAGCTGTTCGTTTTGCACAGAGCCGGCAGATGTAAACATGTATTATGCGCACAAACCTTCGAAAGGGAAACGGCAAATGCAATCCGTCTATATTAAAAAGCAGCCGTCCAAGAAGGAGAGTGGGAGGGCACTGGAGGCAGGAAGTTGGTAGACGCAGCCGGAAGCCGAAAACTGGAAGTTTCCGGCACCATTCCCTATGCAGGTAATCCGATCAAGCACGGTGCTGTTGAAGACAAGCTTGCAGCATCAGGCTATGAACTCCCGGATCCTCCTTCGCCTGCTGGAAACTATCTTGCTGCTATTCGTTCAGGACAACTGCTTTACATCAGCGGTGTAACGTGCAAATGGAACGGCAAACTGGAATTCAAAGGGAAGGTCGGCGAGGACTTCACTGTTGAAGAAGGATATGAAGCGGCAAGGATTACGACGCTGAATCACCTGGCGATCATCAAAGAAACGCTCGGCAGTCTCGACAAGGTCGCCCGGATCATCAAAATTACCGGGTACGTTAACTGTTCGTCAGACTTTACGGAGATTCCACAGGTCCTCAACGGTTCATCAGATCTTGCCGTCAAGCTGCTTGGCGAGGAGGGCAAGCATATAAGGTGCGCTGTCGGAGTCAATTCGTTACCAGGGGGAGCAGCGGTAGAGACTGATATGATAATCGAAGTGAATGACTGAAAACGTTAAGGCCGGCATTGCGGATGATCATCCGCAGTGGCGGTTTTTGGTTTTTCACTGTATTGGGAAAGTATGAAATGTCAGCAAGGAAGCATTTCGGCGCAGTGCCATTTTAAGAATGGGGCAGCCCGGCACTATTTTCGACTGAAAGGTTCCTAATCGGGGCGTTTTACATGAGGATCATATAATCAGGCTCTGTTATGGACGATTGTTGACAAGAATCCGGAGGCGAACTGCGACTATTGAGTGGAGAATGCATGGAGAGGCATGTCAGGAAGACGCCGGAATGCGAGTAGATTCCTAACTGAGGAATGCCCTTATATGAATAGCCAATTTGGACCTGGCAAGGCTCTTGCGAGAGGAATTACACCTTTATGAAAAACAGCAGTCTAGTATATAATGAAGAAACTTAATAATGAATGATCAGTAAGGACTGACTGCGATGTATCTCACTGTTAAAGAAACTGCCGAATATCTCTCGCTTCCTCCAGCCTATGTGGAAGCACTCATCCGCCAGCGCAAGATACGCGCTGTGCATGATGGCGAGCAATACCTCATCAACAAAGAACAGTTCAACTCCCATCTGGATCAAATGGAAAAATTGAAAAGGCGCATGGAAGAATTCCTGAGTGAACCGATTCCTGAGGACATTGATATAAAGGATGAAGATTGACTTTCTTCCCTGACATGGAAAAGAGGACTGAATGAGTTTTTAGCAAGACCAGCGTCTGTATCCAGGTGCCAGAAACGCGATTCTCTCAGATCGAAGGAATAACCGCTTTGTACTAAAGGGTTCGTTTTTACATAACTACTACGTAAAAGGACATTCGTTTTACCAATCAAATTGGCAAGGTGAAAAACATTGTAATTAGCAAGAGAATCCTGGAGGAAGAAAACACTAGAGTTCCCGCAGAAGGAAAATGGTTTGGGCAGTGGCCTGGATGCAGGGCAGTGAAGTGTGATTCAATGCCTGTATTGTTGCCTTTCCATCGTTTATAGGCACGGGAAATGGGGTTGCGTGCCTGTATTGTTGCCTTTCCATCGTTTATAGGCACGGGAAATGGGGTTGCGTGCCTGTATTGTTGCCCTTCCATCGTTTATAGCACGGGAAATGGGGTTGCGTGCCTGTATTGTTGCCTTTCCATCGTTTATAGGCACGGGAAATGGGGTTGCGTGCCTGTATTGTTGCCTTTCCATCGTTTATAGGCACGGGAAGTGGAGATGCGTGCCTGTATTGTTGCCTTTCCATCATTTATAGGCACGGAAAGCAGAGATGCGTGCCTGTATTGTTGCCCTTCCCTCGTTTATAGGCACGGGAAGCGGAGATGCGTGCCTGTATTGTTGCCCTTCCATCATTTATAGGCACGGGAAGCGGAGATGCGTGCCTGTATTGTTGCCCTTCCATCATTTATAGGCACGGGAAGCGGAGATGCGTGCCTGTATTGTTGCCCTTCCATCATTTTTAGGCACGGAAAACTTAATGCAGTGCCTATACTTAGATCCTTCAGTAGATTATAGGCACTGAGCTGGATGTTTTCTCTGTCCGCAACGGCATCAACTTTCCGTTCAAAAATGCAATGTTTAGAGATCAAAGTCCTTCCTTATTCCACAATCTTGCCCGATATTGAAAAACATTCTGATTTAATATACATCTCCACATCCTTTCACGATAAGTTGTGTCATCTTATATTAAAAGTAAGGAGCCCAATTTGGTGTCTAATTGGGCTCCTTTGTGTGCTGTTCTCTGTTTTAAACTCAATAACCGAACCTGTTATGCGGATATCGACTATTGCGTATGCTGCTAAGAAGGCGACTGGAGATTCTTCCCTTTACGTAAAAGTGATAGAATATTTAAAAAACACATTACTTTTAAACTATAATTATGGTATAAATAAGGTAATAAGTAAGAATTTTGTAATGCATGGCAAAAAACGCGGAGGTGTAGAGGTGAAACCTACTCAAAAGCCGGTATATTTCGATGGAAGCGGCTCAGCATCCAATCCTTCCGCCGGCCAATCGGCAGCAGGCACCCGTAAGGCAGCAATTACACCAGAAATGAAAAAGAATCTGGGCGGCAACCCGTATAATGGAACAAATATAAAAAAATAAAGCCCTTAAGAAGGCCACTGTATAAAACTCCGATTCATTATCGGGGTTTTTATTTTGGGTGCGGGCTGCATTATTTGTCATTGGTGATTTATAGTGACGACACATTTAAATACAGGAAGTTCGGGGTTGAAAGTGTCGAATCAAATAGATTTTGTCCATATATGGATAATGATGGAATCATTTGTTGATAATTGCATTTTATATAACAAAAACTGGAGTTTCTGTAATAGGAACGTAACGGACTTGTTATTCCATCGAAATTGCTTTGTTATATTCTCCTAGTACAATACGAATCAGGGTTAAAAAACATACCAAGTGTGTTTAAACCAATTATTTAAATGGGGGTATACGAACATGGTATCTAGCAAACACATCGTAAGGAAGGTCGCAACGACTACTGCACTGGCTGGAATGGTATTCGCTAGTCCCGTCGTATCAGAAGCCGCACTTGGAGATCAGACACTATCGTACGGAGAAAAAAACAAGGATGTTGTGGAACTTCAGGATGCATTGAAATCTAAAGGATTTTTCAACTTCCATACATCTACTGGTTATTATGGCGATATTACAACAGCTGCGGTAAAAGAGTTTCAGGACAAGCACGGACTGGCAGTTGATGGAATCTTCGGACCAAACACATATGACGCATTGATGGACGTAAATGAAGGACAAGCTTTACGCACACTTGTTATGGGTGACAGAGGCCACCAGGTTAAAACGTTACAGGAGAAACTTGGCGGTTACTATGACTTTCACGATGACGGCATCTTTGGACCGATCACCCTTGACGCAGTCAAAGCATTTCAGCGTGATAAAGGGTTAGCTGTAGATGGTATTGTCGGTAAAAATACCTGGGCTGCACTAAACGGAAAAACTGTAAAAACAGTATCAGCCCCTGCTACTACTACTAATACCCAGGCTTCAACATCTGAAACCACTTCAACGTCTGCTCCAAAGCACGCTGATGCCAAGCAGCTTACAATGGAAGCAACGGCATACACAGCATATTGTGCAGGATGCTCTGGTGTGACAGCGACCGGAATTGACTTGAGAAGCAATCCGAACCAAAAGGTTGTAGCGGTTGATCCGGATGTCATCCCGCTCGGATCCAAAGTATACGTTGAAGGATACGGCACAGCTATTGCCGGCGATACAGGCGGCGCTATCCAGGGCAACCGGATTGATGTCTTCATCCCGAATAAAGACGATGCTATGGCATTCGGCCGTAAAACTGTGAATGTAACAGTACTTGATTAATAGAATATAGAGTGAAAGACCACCCGTGCAGGGTGGTTTTTTTCTGTGCAAAAGAGCGGAACAAGTATAGAGTTCGAACTGTTCTGATGCGGAATTAGAGCAACGATAGCATCCCCCTGCCTAAAAAAAGAGAATCATGAGGTATATCACTCCGCGCCCAATATAATTCAAAGGGACACATCCTCATCCCAAAAACCTGTCTAATCCAAACTGCTTTCCCTTCTGTAACCCCATAGTAATAATACAGAAAAATCTGAAATAACCCGTTTACTTTTGAAATACAGAAGGAACAGAAGTAATAGATCATTAAATAAGGAGGAATTTCATTTGTCTAAGAAACTTGCTTCACTGCTGACAGCGATGTTCCTTGTATTTGGTTTTTCGGGTGCGGTTCTTGCAGAGAATCATGGTGAGCCGCCGGTGGAAGAGCTTGAGAAGAAGTTTAAAGATTGGGTGATTCAGGATGCTGATGAGGATCATAAAGTGAAAAACTTCGATTCAAAAGAAGAGTTCAAAAGTAAGTTGGCGGAGATTATGGCAATGGATGTGGCGGAGTATATCGTCAATACCTGGTATTACGAAGAAGACGGAAGTCTTTATATCATCCCGAAGGATGGCCCGATTTTCTTGAATATGGAGAAAGACTACATATTGGAGGAGAAAGGGGAGAACGAATACAAACTGACACAAGAGGCTGAAAATACGCTAAGGGGCCGGTATACACTGACGATACAGTATCTGAAGGAAGATGGAAACTGGATCATCTCTAATAGAAATGGTGTGGCAGATAATGAAGGAACGGGTTCGGAGAGCGGCGGTGAGCTTCCCGAAACTGCAACTTCCCTGCCGATGACAATGATGGCCGGAGCAGCTGCCATGGCTGGCGGCTTTGCTATCCTATTTTACAGAAGACGTTCTGATGCTTAACGGTGAATAGGATGAAAAAAATCGGATTGCTTCTGGTGGCTGCCGGCGGGCTGGTTTTGCTGTGGAGCGGGTTTTCGTTTTGGGAGCAGAGCCAGGCCGCCCGCCATCATCCTGAGGTAGTAAGAGAAACGTATGATGGATGGGATAATAAAACAAGACAGCAGACAATGGCCGGACCTGAAGAAAAATTTACATCAGATGGACCCGACTATGAAAAAGGGGAGCAAGTTGCCCGGTTATCGGTTCCGGTAATCGGAAATGAGTATGATGTCTTCTGGGGGACGGATTCCGAGACGCTGAAGCAGGGAGTCGGCATGTATGACAGCAAGTGGACGGTTTCTCCTGCGCAAAGCGGACATGTTGTGCTGTCAGGGCATCGCGACACCGTATTCACGGGGCTTCAGGAGATGGAAGAAAATGATCGGATTTATGTCACTTACAACGATGAGGTGTATGAATACCAGGTTCGTAACATGTGGATTACAGATAGTGAAGACAGGTCGGTCATCGTGGAAAAGGAGAAACCGACGCTGACCCTGACGACCTGTTACCCGTTCGACTATATCGGCAGTGCACCGGACCGCTTTATCGTACAATCAGAACTTGTTTCGAAAAAACCAGTCCATAAGTGAAAAAAAGATGGCACCAGCACGGTGTCATCTTTTTTCTTTGTTAAGAAAAGTGTAAAATTTTTGCGTTGTAGTTTAAAAAGCCAGGAGCCAGTCATCCAGCTCCAGGCGCCAGCGGCTATCGTCATAAGCGGTGATCCCCTCCGGGAGGAAAGAGCACCTCCCTGCGGGTACCCCCGCTTATGCGTACGCCGCTAAGCGGGCGCCTTGCGCTTTTGTTCTTACATTAGGAAATTGTCAGTTCGGCCAGCAGCCGAGGGGCACCTGCGTCCCTGTCTTCGCTTAAAGCCTCGCCTATTTGCGAGGTTTCTTTTTTACGCATGCCATTCCGATACCTTTTCGTCTGTCGGCAGTAAAAACGTCAGCAAACCAAGGAGCGGCAAAAA
This genomic window contains:
- a CDS encoding chromate transporter, whose protein sequence is MIYWEIFLAFFIANLLGYGGGPSTIPLVQNEVVNRYGWMSLQEFGDLLAIANVLPGPIATKMAGFIGYQMGGVFGAVIALAATILPSALAVILLFKFVNVFKEAPQVKLMTKSVQPIIAVLLGVLAYQFFLTAFEKSGMFHLALLAAAGFLAMNKLKVHPALVIVGGLFYGGIFLS
- a CDS encoding GntR family transcriptional regulator, with the protein product MKWAEDELLSIRERAYIYLKNLILEGEYEPGDRLIERELADKLKISRTPIREALFRLESQGFVKTVPRKGVIVSNISEQEVIEVFTILSSLEVLAAKLAAQRMDEETQKEFDRQIAELEKLEEQDEDNFELEHIEMNLLLYKAAKSPKLYEILSGLTDYIQMSANMGYEAEGRKRESLKEHIQIMKSLRNKEAELAEYLTKIHIENSKKAYISYVNKRKGAETADAE
- a CDS encoding aspartate dehydrogenase translates to MLSVGLIGFGAIGKDVLSYIGKGKAGSVQVNGILVNSAEKHLAAGAPKELITDDTERFFNRDYDFIIESAGHGAVRQFAEKALIGGSHFITVSVGAFTDEELYERITAAAESCGRKLIMPSAAIGGLDRIAAAALSELDEVTLVTRKPPAAWRGTIAEEKVNLDTISDAAVIYEGTARESAKMFPKSTNVSAALSLSGIGFDRTKVKVLVDPSVKRNTHQIIAKGFFGEVTFEIQNKVLRDYSPPVVIGV
- a CDS encoding 2Fe-2S iron-sulfur cluster-binding protein — its product is MPKINYSTSGKILEVPENSNILRMSLRYDGELPNRCGGGICGTCVCKIEEGAENLDKVKVQERRKLGDEWLENGYRLGCQTFVENGDVTISWNEEVTSQVKKRKPEKIKKGQPTAVK
- a CDS encoding RidA family protein, whose translation is MVDAAGSRKLEVSGTIPYAGNPIKHGAVEDKLAASGYELPDPPSPAGNYLAAIRSGQLLYISGVTCKWNGKLEFKGKVGEDFTVEEGYEAARITTLNHLAIIKETLGSLDKVARIIKITGYVNCSSDFTEIPQVLNGSSDLAVKLLGEEGKHIRCAVGVNSLPGGAAVETDMIIEVND
- a CDS encoding excisionase family DNA-binding protein, whose product is MYLTVKETAEYLSLPPAYVEALIRQRKIRAVHDGEQYLINKEQFNSHLDQMEKLKRRMEEFLSEPIPEDIDIKDED
- a CDS encoding peptidoglycan-binding protein; the protein is MVSSKHIVRKVATTTALAGMVFASPVVSEAALGDQTLSYGEKNKDVVELQDALKSKGFFNFHTSTGYYGDITTAAVKEFQDKHGLAVDGIFGPNTYDALMDVNEGQALRTLVMGDRGHQVKTLQEKLGGYYDFHDDGIFGPITLDAVKAFQRDKGLAVDGIVGKNTWAALNGKTVKTVSAPATTTNTQASTSETTSTSAPKHADAKQLTMEATAYTAYCAGCSGVTATGIDLRSNPNQKVVAVDPDVIPLGSKVYVEGYGTAIAGDTGGAIQGNRIDVFIPNKDDAMAFGRKTVNVTVLD
- a CDS encoding LPXTG cell wall anchor domain-containing protein, yielding MSKKLASLLTAMFLVFGFSGAVLAENHGEPPVEELEKKFKDWVIQDADEDHKVKNFDSKEEFKSKLAEIMAMDVAEYIVNTWYYEEDGSLYIIPKDGPIFLNMEKDYILEEKGENEYKLTQEAENTLRGRYTLTIQYLKEDGNWIISNRNGVADNEGTGSESGGELPETATSLPMTMMAGAAAMAGGFAILFYRRRSDA
- a CDS encoding class D sortase, whose translation is MKKIGLLLVAAGGLVLLWSGFSFWEQSQAARHHPEVVRETYDGWDNKTRQQTMAGPEEKFTSDGPDYEKGEQVARLSVPVIGNEYDVFWGTDSETLKQGVGMYDSKWTVSPAQSGHVVLSGHRDTVFTGLQEMEENDRIYVTYNDEVYEYQVRNMWITDSEDRSVIVEKEKPTLTLTTCYPFDYIGSAPDRFIVQSELVSKKPVHK